The proteins below come from a single Phycisphaeraceae bacterium genomic window:
- the ispG gene encoding flavodoxin-dependent (E)-4-hydroxy-3-methylbut-2-enyl-diphosphate synthase, which produces MVKDNEQSANMDVARRTSDPAAERRRTIAAMTPRRATRQIRIGDDRTGIVAIGGGLHGTTIAPVSVQTMTAGYTHTIDACVAEIHKLTAAGADIVRVAVPERKDTAALPEILAQTTVPIVADVHFHFQRALESVEAGIHKIRLNPGNITERDQVRDVIRACKDAGIPIRVGVNEGSIIERKDKQKRARELGAVFSHHKHGYLLAIMIAKLEEYLDIFYEEDFFDICISAKSMDPTVVIDAYTEIAARFDHPLHLGVTHAGPKETGCIRSVVALGTLLANGIGDTIRISYASDPIYEVEDGLELLWSLGLRERVGAELIACPTCGRIQVDLFTLTQQVRAKLAEAITVPMKVAVMGCVVNGPGEAEGADVAVFAGDRKGIIYVQGERVAIVPETEILDRLLHECCVFQDRVRAGEVKLGEKKVSIVPPDPEGELGSGWEKMAAERIAATSGPRAVPLTVDRERTT; this is translated from the coding sequence ATGGTCAAGGATAACGAACAGAGTGCGAATATGGATGTCGCCCGTCGAACCAGCGACCCGGCTGCGGAGCGTCGTCGTACGATTGCCGCGATGACACCACGACGCGCGACACGGCAGATCAGAATCGGCGATGATCGGACAGGCATCGTCGCAATTGGGGGCGGACTCCACGGCACCACCATTGCTCCGGTCAGCGTTCAGACTATGACCGCGGGCTATACCCACACGATCGACGCCTGCGTGGCAGAGATTCACAAATTGACCGCGGCCGGGGCCGACATCGTTCGTGTCGCGGTGCCCGAGCGCAAGGACACTGCTGCCCTTCCCGAGATATTGGCTCAGACAACGGTTCCGATCGTCGCTGACGTGCATTTTCACTTTCAGCGTGCGCTCGAGTCCGTCGAAGCCGGCATCCACAAGATCCGCCTCAACCCCGGCAACATCACCGAACGAGACCAGGTGCGAGACGTCATCCGGGCGTGCAAGGATGCAGGCATTCCCATCCGAGTCGGGGTCAACGAAGGCTCGATCATCGAACGCAAGGACAAGCAGAAGCGAGCGCGCGAACTGGGCGCGGTCTTCAGTCACCACAAGCACGGCTACCTGCTCGCGATCATGATCGCCAAACTCGAGGAGTACCTCGACATTTTCTACGAAGAAGACTTCTTCGACATCTGCATCAGCGCCAAGAGCATGGATCCGACAGTCGTGATCGACGCTTACACGGAGATAGCCGCGCGATTCGATCATCCGCTGCATCTTGGCGTGACTCACGCTGGGCCAAAGGAAACCGGATGCATCCGCTCGGTCGTCGCGCTGGGCACCTTGCTGGCCAATGGCATTGGCGACACGATTCGCATCAGTTATGCCAGCGATCCGATCTATGAAGTTGAAGATGGGCTCGAGTTGCTCTGGTCGCTTGGGCTGCGCGAGCGCGTCGGGGCCGAACTGATCGCGTGCCCGACATGCGGGCGCATACAGGTCGATCTGTTCACCCTCACGCAGCAGGTGCGTGCCAAACTTGCCGAGGCCATTACGGTGCCGATGAAAGTGGCAGTCATGGGCTGCGTGGTCAATGGCCCCGGTGAGGCTGAAGGCGCCGATGTGGCGGTGTTCGCGGGCGATCGCAAGGGCATCATCTATGTTCAGGGCGAGCGGGTTGCAATCGTGCCCGAAACCGAAATTCTCGATCGATTGCTTCACGAGTGCTGCGTGTTTCAGGATCGTGTGCGTGCAGGCGAAGTGAAGCTCGGCGAGAAGAAGGTGTCGATTGTGCCGCCCGATCCCGAGGGTGAACTCGGAAGCGGGTGGGAGAAGATGGCAGCCGAGCGCATCGCTGCGACCAGCGGACCCCGGGCGGTGCCACTGACCGTCGATCGCGAACGGACAACATGA
- a CDS encoding aminomethyltransferase family protein: MPQECSEMARQSPILPHITDPLPETLGYGPAGNAVEVVERFDEIEFEYAALRRACALFDQPQRGTIELRGPDALGFLDRMLTQKLGDLQPGQARCALWLNRQGRIRADLRVVALEDRVLIDLDVHAVGATIATLSEYLFSEDVHLLDVTESVHRLALHGPDAPRLLARFSGPSASLNAAGKVTSFEIAGVNVIADRWDRAGEPGFEITVPTEHASSVWRAILAHAEEHESEPPIRVRPAGWHAFNIARIESGKPLFMLDFGTDSLPAETGVLHDRVSFAKGCYLGQEIVARMKSLGHPKQCLAAIRLEKGTAIPSDWQPVTGTPVFARDNQDNAIGTVTSSTISPMLGGEIIMFAMLKWASAQPEALVRFAGPGGGIDAVVQPQLQFWPRPA, from the coding sequence ATGCCACAGGAGTGTAGCGAAATGGCAAGGCAAAGCCCCATTCTTCCCCACATCACCGATCCACTGCCCGAAACGCTCGGTTACGGCCCAGCGGGCAACGCTGTCGAGGTCGTCGAACGCTTCGACGAGATCGAGTTCGAATACGCAGCTCTCAGGCGAGCCTGTGCACTCTTCGATCAGCCCCAGCGCGGAACCATCGAACTGCGCGGACCCGACGCCCTCGGGTTCCTCGACCGCATGCTCACGCAGAAACTTGGTGATCTCCAGCCCGGTCAGGCTCGCTGCGCCCTCTGGCTCAATCGGCAGGGGCGTATTCGCGCCGATCTCCGCGTCGTCGCGCTCGAAGATCGAGTTCTGATCGACCTTGATGTTCATGCCGTTGGCGCCACCATCGCAACGCTCAGCGAATACCTTTTCAGTGAAGATGTCCACTTGCTCGACGTCACCGAGTCAGTGCACCGCCTGGCTCTGCATGGCCCCGACGCGCCGCGACTCCTCGCACGCTTTTCAGGCCCATCCGCTTCACTCAACGCCGCTGGCAAGGTCACTTCGTTCGAAATCGCTGGGGTCAATGTGATCGCCGACCGCTGGGATCGTGCCGGCGAACCTGGGTTTGAAATCACCGTTCCAACCGAGCATGCATCCTCCGTGTGGCGCGCCATTCTCGCCCACGCCGAAGAGCACGAATCGGAGCCGCCGATCCGAGTGCGCCCGGCTGGGTGGCACGCGTTCAACATTGCCCGCATCGAGTCGGGTAAGCCCCTCTTCATGCTCGACTTCGGCACGGACTCACTTCCCGCCGAGACAGGCGTACTTCACGATCGCGTCAGTTTCGCCAAGGGGTGCTATCTCGGACAGGAAATCGTCGCCCGCATGAAAAGCCTTGGCCATCCCAAACAATGCCTCGCTGCAATTCGCCTTGAAAAGGGCACCGCCATCCCTTCAGACTGGCAGCCTGTCACGGGCACTCCAGTTTTTGCGCGCGACAACCAGGACAATGCAATCGGCACTGTGACCAGTTCGACCATCAGCCCGATGCTCGGGGGCGAGATCATCATGTTCGCCATGCTCAAGTGGGCATCCGCCCAGCCCGAAGCACTTGTGCGCTTTGCGGGTCCAGGCGGCGGCATCGACGCTGTTGTTCAGCCTCAGTTGCAGTTCTGGCCAAGACCGGCGTGA
- a CDS encoding M20/M25/M40 family metallo-hydrolase, giving the protein MNIELLKRLCETPGVPGREERVRALIEKEVAGLFDEVSTDALGSLICRRKPRAGAGAGAKKKTGGKGGEPLKVMLLCHMDEIGFYVNHIDDKGFLWLDPAGGFDARNLFSRRVKVCTASGDLPGVMNPGGRPIHISSEADRSKVPEIKEFCIDTGLKADKVKKTIKVGDYVVMDEPFREMGDKLVSKAMDNRVACWLGIESVRQAAAAKSGHACEVIVAFTTQEEVGLRGARAAAYAVKPDIGFGIDVTLAVDTPGVPDQEAVTRHGQGFGLHLKDSSFIADAGLVGHVEKVAIARKIPYQRTILARGGQDGAAAQQAAAGAKAIGITVGTRYIHTVTEMIDKRDLKAACDILAAMIGELK; this is encoded by the coding sequence GTGAACATCGAGTTGCTCAAGCGTCTTTGTGAAACCCCCGGAGTCCCTGGGCGTGAAGAACGAGTGCGTGCCCTGATCGAGAAGGAAGTGGCGGGGTTGTTTGATGAGGTGTCAACTGATGCGCTGGGCTCGTTGATCTGCCGTCGAAAGCCTCGCGCCGGAGCGGGAGCTGGGGCAAAAAAGAAGACCGGAGGCAAAGGCGGCGAGCCTCTCAAGGTCATGCTGCTGTGTCACATGGATGAGATCGGGTTCTACGTCAATCACATCGACGACAAGGGTTTTCTGTGGCTTGATCCGGCGGGAGGTTTTGATGCGAGAAACTTGTTCTCGCGCCGCGTGAAGGTGTGCACCGCGTCGGGCGATCTGCCGGGCGTGATGAATCCGGGCGGGAGACCCATTCACATTTCGAGTGAGGCAGACCGGAGCAAGGTGCCGGAGATCAAGGAGTTTTGTATCGACACGGGGCTCAAGGCAGACAAGGTCAAGAAGACCATCAAAGTCGGAGACTACGTGGTGATGGATGAGCCCTTCCGCGAGATGGGCGACAAATTGGTCAGCAAGGCGATGGACAATCGTGTCGCGTGCTGGCTTGGCATCGAATCGGTGCGTCAGGCAGCTGCAGCCAAGTCGGGTCATGCATGCGAGGTCATCGTGGCGTTCACGACTCAGGAAGAAGTTGGTCTGCGAGGGGCGCGGGCAGCTGCGTATGCCGTCAAGCCTGATATCGGGTTTGGGATTGATGTGACACTTGCGGTGGACACCCCGGGCGTTCCGGATCAGGAAGCCGTGACGCGGCATGGGCAGGGGTTCGGCCTGCACCTGAAGGATTCATCTTTCATTGCAGATGCGGGACTGGTCGGACATGTGGAAAAGGTCGCGATTGCGCGCAAGATTCCGTATCAGCGCACAATTCTTGCGCGCGGCGGCCAGGATGGTGCGGCTGCCCAGCAGGCGGCAGCCGGCGCCAAAGCCATCGGCATCACAGTCGGTACCCGGTATATTCACACTGTGACGGAGATGATCGACAAGCGCGACCTGAAGGCAGCGTGCGACATCCTCGCGGCGATGATCGGGGAACTGAAGTAG
- a CDS encoding response regulator, with translation MPLDKDVLTTGEVAKICQVAPRTVSKWFDSGQLGGYRIPGSKDRRIPVAELYRFMKAHGIPVEGIAMGQTRVLIVDSHVEIVDALERALREGTDYEIRTANSAFKAGLECERFRPHVVLLDIHIADTEGKSLADLIRDSDHMQMTRVVAMSGKLTDGQAQGLRSAGYDGFLKKPFPVRDAVKIIENVTSVVH, from the coding sequence ATGCCGCTTGACAAGGACGTTCTCACCACCGGCGAAGTCGCCAAGATCTGCCAGGTTGCACCCCGTACCGTCTCCAAATGGTTCGATTCAGGTCAACTTGGGGGTTATCGCATCCCCGGATCCAAGGACCGCCGTATTCCCGTCGCCGAGCTCTACCGCTTCATGAAGGCCCACGGCATCCCCGTCGAGGGCATCGCCATGGGCCAGACCCGCGTCCTCATCGTCGATTCCCATGTCGAGATCGTCGACGCCCTCGAACGAGCCCTTCGCGAAGGCACCGACTATGAAATCCGGACCGCCAACAGCGCATTCAAAGCCGGCCTCGAGTGTGAACGCTTTCGTCCACATGTCGTCCTGCTGGATATCCACATCGCCGACACCGAAGGCAAGAGTCTGGCCGATCTCATCCGCGACAGCGATCACATGCAAATGACCCGCGTTGTCGCCATGAGCGGAAAACTCACCGATGGCCAGGCCCAGGGACTCCGTTCCGCCGGGTACGACGGCTTCCTCAAAAAGCCCTTCCCCGTCCGCGACGCTGTCAAGATCATCGAAAACGTCACGTCCGTCGTGCATTAA
- a CDS encoding HEAT repeat domain-containing protein codes for MGRSQGRLNRIAAVVALTFSVGFTVPAVAQTDERTNEELLADFEHFMLIANYELAEAVGVELVDRGLSPVEYVELVESGRNIRRYEQALARAMNVPALEDLAASLDRLYRQGRLDRSRNPDEIARNIGLLTGTLRQQQIARERLVAAGEYALPQLLDAAIQRENPELRARVIGVLRDLGRQSIIPLVTAIPQLDAARQEMVADILGQIPYRTSLPFLLELHQSTNSAPVREAARRAIERREGRVDASAAEMYRSLAEGYYDERIELTSFAEESHQLIWRYDAGLGLVMIPIRTEVFHEAMAMDLAERSMKLNPSDRATLALWLASNFSREIDSPAEYQNPAYPNTRREAMYYAVAAGPMVSQLVLARAIDKSDTNLARLAIASIAETAGSDSLISLGEGTEARSPLLEALRYPDRRVRYEAALALGKSQPLQNFEGANRVVPILASAVRDAARRTALVATGPDREEYDRLRNHLEKLGFSVLPPADSGLADIAGPIADAPAVDIIVTSLSGDSTRSVIEQSRANSKLMVTPVLALLSGEDLEPTRRVYMRDTLVEARRRAISTEALTQAINDVIEVGSGGLISDAEATAYAKRSLGVLRDLAVSRNPVLAINDASATLIAALSEKSGSTRLDVAEVLSHIGRGEAQVALVDASLRAQGSEQIALLGKVSQSAKRHGNLLPERQVSRVVDLSNSSDFQVATAAAALMGALELPNAGVVPMILRDGGHNNARAGR; via the coding sequence GTGGGACGATCGCAGGGAAGACTCAACCGCATCGCGGCCGTGGTGGCACTGACGTTCTCGGTCGGCTTCACGGTGCCCGCCGTAGCTCAGACCGACGAACGGACCAATGAAGAACTGCTCGCGGACTTCGAGCACTTCATGCTGATTGCGAATTACGAACTTGCGGAAGCTGTGGGTGTCGAGTTGGTCGACCGTGGGCTTTCGCCGGTGGAGTATGTCGAACTGGTCGAGAGCGGGCGGAACATTCGTCGCTACGAGCAAGCACTTGCCCGGGCGATGAACGTGCCTGCGCTGGAGGATCTCGCGGCGTCGCTGGATCGCCTGTATCGGCAAGGGCGTCTGGATCGTTCTCGCAACCCGGACGAGATTGCCCGCAATATCGGACTCTTGACCGGAACGCTGCGCCAGCAGCAGATTGCGCGTGAGAGGCTGGTTGCTGCGGGCGAGTATGCCTTGCCACAGTTGCTTGATGCTGCGATTCAGCGCGAGAATCCGGAGTTGCGGGCGCGTGTGATCGGGGTGTTGCGGGATCTTGGTCGGCAGTCGATCATCCCGCTGGTGACGGCGATTCCGCAGTTGGATGCGGCCCGCCAGGAGATGGTCGCGGACATTCTCGGACAGATTCCGTACCGGACGAGCCTGCCATTCCTGCTCGAACTGCATCAATCGACGAACAGTGCTCCGGTTCGTGAGGCTGCACGTCGCGCGATCGAGCGTCGCGAAGGGCGGGTCGATGCGAGTGCTGCGGAGATGTACCGCTCGCTGGCTGAAGGGTACTACGACGAGAGGATCGAACTGACGAGTTTTGCCGAAGAATCGCACCAGTTGATCTGGCGTTACGACGCGGGGCTCGGGTTGGTGATGATCCCGATCAGGACTGAAGTGTTTCATGAAGCCATGGCGATGGATCTGGCCGAGCGATCGATGAAGTTGAACCCTTCGGATCGGGCGACGCTGGCGTTGTGGCTTGCATCGAACTTTTCGCGTGAAATTGATTCGCCAGCGGAATATCAGAACCCGGCGTATCCGAACACACGGCGTGAAGCGATGTACTACGCGGTGGCGGCGGGGCCGATGGTGAGCCAGTTGGTGCTTGCTCGGGCGATTGACAAGTCGGACACCAATCTTGCACGGCTTGCGATTGCATCGATTGCCGAGACTGCTGGAAGCGATTCGCTGATTTCGCTGGGCGAGGGCACTGAAGCTCGCAGCCCGCTGCTGGAGGCGTTGCGGTATCCGGATCGGCGTGTTCGGTACGAGGCTGCGCTGGCGCTTGGTAAGTCGCAACCTTTGCAGAACTTTGAGGGCGCGAATCGGGTGGTTCCGATTCTGGCCAGTGCAGTGCGTGATGCGGCGAGGCGTACGGCGCTGGTGGCAACGGGTCCGGACCGCGAGGAGTATGACCGGCTTCGGAATCACCTCGAGAAGCTCGGTTTCTCGGTGCTGCCTCCGGCGGACAGTGGGCTTGCGGATATTGCAGGACCGATCGCGGATGCCCCTGCTGTGGACATCATCGTGACTTCGCTCTCGGGCGACAGCACACGAAGCGTGATCGAGCAGTCGCGTGCGAACTCGAAGTTGATGGTGACTCCCGTGCTGGCTTTGCTGAGCGGCGAGGATTTGGAACCGACGCGGCGTGTGTATATGCGTGACACGCTGGTCGAGGCTCGTCGTCGGGCGATTTCGACCGAAGCGCTGACGCAGGCCATCAATGATGTGATTGAGGTTGGCTCGGGCGGGCTGATCAGCGATGCAGAGGCGACTGCCTATGCGAAAAGGTCGCTGGGTGTGCTTCGTGACCTTGCAGTGAGCCGCAATCCGGTGCTGGCAATCAATGACGCCTCGGCAACACTGATCGCGGCACTTTCTGAGAAGTCCGGGAGTACTCGTCTGGACGTTGCGGAAGTGCTCTCGCACATTGGTCGTGGCGAGGCACAGGTCGCACTGGTCGATGCATCGCTTCGTGCCCAAGGTAGCGAGCAGATCGCACTGCTTGGCAAGGTTTCGCAGTCGGCCAAGCGGCATGGGAATCTGCTCCCGGAGCGTCAGGTGTCGCGGGTGGTGGATCTCTCGAACAGTTCGGACTTCCAGGTGGCGACTGCGGCTGCGGCACTGATGGGGGCGTTGGAGCTGCCGAACGCGGGCGTGGTTCCGATGATCCTGCGCGACGGCGGGCACAACAATGCTCGTGCGGGCCGATAA
- a CDS encoding prepilin-type N-terminal cleavage/methylation domain-containing protein, translating to MLVNGVRRKTRGFTLVEILIVVVILGILAAIVVPQFTNAANDARAGNLRSQIKTIENQLELFRARTGAYPTLAQLQAAPTDATAGTSFGIMVDNDYLKTSPTNPVNGSQTVAAAAAATVGWHWDGSVFGASYFNETTGQITSDP from the coding sequence ATGCTTGTGAATGGTGTGCGTCGGAAGACGCGTGGTTTTACGCTGGTGGAAATTTTGATTGTGGTCGTGATCCTTGGCATTCTGGCGGCCATCGTGGTTCCGCAGTTTACGAATGCGGCCAACGATGCGCGTGCGGGCAACCTGCGCTCGCAGATCAAGACGATCGAGAACCAGCTCGAGTTGTTCCGTGCCCGCACGGGTGCGTACCCGACTCTGGCTCAGCTCCAGGCTGCTCCGACTGACGCGACAGCTGGAACGTCGTTCGGCATCATGGTCGATAACGACTACCTGAAGACGTCGCCGACCAATCCGGTCAACGGCAGCCAGACGGTTGCTGCGGCGGCCGCTGCCACTGTCGGCTGGCACTGGGACGGTTCGGTCTTCGGCGCATCGTACTTCAATGAGACGACCGGCCAGATCACTTCTGATCCCTAA
- a CDS encoding prepilin-type N-terminal cleavage/methylation domain-containing protein, translated as MNSSIQQHASGIVGHVRRAFTLVEILIVVVILGVLAAVVVPQFGSAVQDASIGTTTSELHKIRRALEVYMVQNANLLPTVAEGDGTWGPLVTGSGYLKGPPLNPYVGGSNAGVIVFRNAPDNAYQTTYGWVYDNATGRIWAGGFDGNDNPLPR; from the coding sequence ATGAACAGTTCCATTCAACAGCACGCCTCTGGCATTGTCGGGCATGTTCGCCGTGCGTTTACGCTCGTCGAAATTTTGATTGTGGTTGTCATCCTTGGCGTTCTTGCTGCGGTGGTCGTGCCGCAGTTCGGCAGTGCGGTGCAGGATGCTTCGATCGGAACAACGACGAGTGAACTGCACAAGATTCGGCGGGCTCTGGAGGTGTACATGGTGCAGAATGCCAATCTGCTGCCCACGGTAGCGGAAGGTGATGGCACCTGGGGGCCTCTGGTGACGGGGTCGGGATACCTCAAAGGTCCGCCTCTGAATCCATATGTGGGGGGCTCGAATGCGGGGGTTATTGTGTTCCGCAATGCGCCGGATAACGCGTATCAGACAACCTATGGGTGGGTTTATGACAACGCGACTGGGCGCATCTGGGCGGGCGGGTTCGACGGGAATGACAACCCGTTGCCTCGCTGA
- a CDS encoding prepilin-type N-terminal cleavage/methylation domain-containing protein, which translates to MNHAQSACKRGYTLVEVLVVVTILGIAGMLIIPSLGQADVLRVQGAVRTVVSDLTYAQADALAYQEQRAVLFNVRDNEYTLVAVDETGIDPDLNALWDPTGPDQRYVVSLDNPAYGLSQLAIANFGSESYIVFDELGGPVVGPGSDVPSEGGSVDVMSTQARFRIHISAFTGAITVASVQMDGGSSEGGSE; encoded by the coding sequence ATGAACCACGCACAAAGCGCATGTAAACGGGGCTACACACTCGTTGAGGTGTTGGTGGTGGTGACGATTCTAGGTATCGCGGGAATGCTGATCATTCCATCGCTGGGGCAGGCGGACGTGTTGCGTGTGCAGGGAGCGGTGAGGACTGTGGTATCGGACCTGACGTATGCGCAGGCTGACGCGCTGGCGTATCAGGAACAGCGCGCGGTGCTGTTCAACGTCAGGGACAATGAGTACACATTGGTTGCGGTGGATGAAACGGGCATCGACCCGGATCTGAACGCGCTGTGGGATCCTACCGGACCTGACCAGCGATACGTAGTGAGTCTGGATAACCCGGCCTACGGGCTTTCTCAGTTGGCGATAGCGAACTTCGGGAGCGAGAGTTACATTGTCTTCGATGAGTTGGGTGGCCCGGTTGTTGGTCCGGGATCGGATGTGCCGAGCGAGGGCGGGTCTGTGGACGTAATGAGTACGCAGGCACGCTTCCGGATCCATATTTCGGCATTTACCGGGGCCATCACCGTGGCATCGGTTCAGATGGATGGCGGGAGCAGCGAGGGAGGCTCGGAGTAA
- a CDS encoding secretin and TonB N-terminal domain-containing protein — protein sequence MSDRVVKETNLPFVSSGSRGLRVSAMLLLCLAGTSVGFGQSSGLNSFLDDLVDDDLMYDEDSAYPTREPADLSYLEDKVKVNEYDIVDLHVNNEDLGNVLQLLSLQSQRNIIASNKVSATVTADLYNVTFEEALNAILHVNGYGWVQKGNFIYVYTAEELTAIEKASRRRISRVVTLDYLNAVDAATFVQPLLSAEGKITANSAAGPFNIGSNTPVGADEYASNAMIVLFDYEENVDQIVELIGLLDTKPVQVLVEATILQTSLNESNAFGVDFSIINNMNFTDFVGSGPLGVVDDLISGIGSTMSGGGATDVTVPVRGNGSAINTNIGAVRDPGGLKAGIIKEDVAVFLRLLDEVTDVTVISNPKILTLNRMPARVLVGTKVGYLQTTTTDTSTTQSVEFLDTGTQLNLRPFVSADGIIRMELKPQVSSFRLRNTTDSTGATITIPDEDTSELVTNVMVRDGQTVVLGGLFTESTTATRRQVPGLGDIPLIGAAFKGHDDTTRRSEIIFMITPSIVNDHMLNNQASRAGDHLKNARTGERVGTLPWSRDRRVSRLLIEARKDAESGDREGALFKVRRALTLYPQSLDARRMLDQLSTTDTWPSRSMLEDVIHNELQLPPASVNQGAVNFKSNSSMSSSNGSAQNAVTDWLLANDTPSSSTGSFGTTATKAEPNGFIDQRGREQAMRQSSPQDWPQYDAAWLPKHSDWYKQEADSTGHGAKTNRQNVVEPSTQTTSIFDQTDEFDSQSGSNFGSGESLNTSPSMIETTEQVPTQAQTQDYLNSWGDFGPITYGPEMIPVFIPMHGGLFWIAVPRGMFSAESIRSTFSEEAVTNAPTNASGFAD from the coding sequence ATGTCGGACCGTGTTGTGAAAGAAACGAACTTGCCTTTCGTCTCGAGCGGGTCGCGTGGCCTGCGAGTGTCGGCGATGCTGCTCCTGTGCCTTGCGGGCACAAGTGTCGGCTTTGGCCAGAGTTCCGGGTTGAACTCGTTCCTCGACGATCTGGTCGACGACGACCTGATGTACGACGAGGATAGTGCGTACCCGACTCGGGAACCTGCGGACCTGTCTTATCTTGAGGACAAGGTCAAGGTGAATGAGTACGACATTGTTGACCTGCATGTGAACAACGAAGATCTGGGCAACGTGCTTCAGTTGCTGAGCCTGCAAAGCCAGCGGAACATCATTGCGTCGAACAAGGTGAGCGCGACGGTGACCGCGGACTTGTACAACGTGACGTTCGAGGAAGCGCTGAATGCGATCCTGCACGTCAATGGGTATGGGTGGGTGCAGAAGGGGAACTTCATCTATGTGTACACGGCTGAGGAGTTGACAGCCATCGAAAAGGCTTCGCGTCGAAGGATTTCGCGCGTCGTTACGCTCGACTATCTGAACGCGGTTGATGCGGCGACGTTTGTGCAGCCGCTGCTCTCTGCGGAAGGCAAGATCACGGCGAACAGTGCGGCCGGTCCGTTCAATATCGGTTCGAACACGCCGGTCGGAGCGGATGAGTACGCCTCGAACGCGATGATCGTGCTGTTCGACTATGAAGAAAATGTCGATCAGATCGTGGAGTTGATCGGCTTGCTGGACACCAAGCCGGTGCAGGTGCTTGTTGAGGCGACGATTCTGCAAACATCGCTGAACGAGTCGAATGCGTTTGGCGTGGACTTCTCGATCATCAATAACATGAACTTCACGGACTTCGTCGGGTCGGGCCCGCTCGGGGTCGTTGATGATCTGATCAGTGGTATCGGTTCAACGATGTCCGGCGGCGGCGCGACGGATGTGACCGTGCCTGTTCGCGGAAACGGCTCGGCGATCAACACGAACATCGGCGCGGTGCGCGATCCGGGCGGGCTTAAGGCTGGCATCATCAAGGAAGACGTGGCGGTGTTCCTGCGACTGCTCGATGAAGTCACAGACGTAACGGTCATCAGCAATCCGAAGATCCTGACGCTCAATCGCATGCCGGCCCGAGTGCTTGTCGGTACGAAGGTCGGGTATCTCCAGACGACAACGACTGATACTTCGACGACGCAATCGGTCGAGTTTCTGGACACGGGTACGCAGTTGAATCTGAGGCCTTTCGTGAGTGCCGACGGGATCATCCGCATGGAACTCAAGCCTCAGGTGTCGAGTTTCAGGCTTCGGAATACGACCGACTCGACGGGAGCCACGATCACGATCCCGGACGAAGACACGAGCGAACTGGTGACCAACGTGATGGTGCGTGACGGCCAGACGGTGGTGCTGGGCGGTTTGTTCACGGAATCGACGACGGCGACGCGCCGTCAGGTTCCTGGTTTGGGCGACATTCCTCTGATCGGAGCTGCGTTCAAGGGGCACGACGACACGACACGCCGGAGCGAGATCATCTTCATGATCACGCCTTCGATCGTGAACGATCACATGCTCAACAATCAGGCGAGTCGTGCGGGTGATCACCTGAAGAACGCTCGGACGGGTGAGCGCGTCGGAACGCTGCCCTGGAGCCGCGACCGCCGTGTGAGCCGATTGCTGATCGAGGCCCGCAAGGATGCGGAGTCGGGAGATCGGGAAGGTGCATTGTTCAAGGTTCGTCGCGCATTGACGCTGTATCCGCAGTCGCTGGATGCGCGGCGCATGCTCGATCAGTTGTCGACGACGGACACCTGGCCGTCGCGCAGCATGCTCGAGGATGTGATCCACAACGAGTTGCAGTTGCCGCCCGCGTCGGTGAATCAGGGTGCGGTCAACTTCAAATCCAACTCTTCGATGTCGTCGAGCAACGGCAGCGCACAGAACGCAGTGACGGATTGGCTGCTGGCGAACGACACGCCGAGTTCGAGCACAGGAAGTTTCGGTACCACTGCGACCAAGGCTGAGCCGAACGGGTTCATTGATCAGCGCGGGCGGGAGCAGGCGATGCGTCAGTCTTCGCCGCAGGATTGGCCACAGTACGACGCGGCCTGGCTGCCGAAGCACAGTGATTGGTATAAGCAGGAGGCTGATTCGACGGGGCACGGTGCCAAGACGAACCGTCAGAATGTGGTTGAGCCGAGCACTCAGACCACTTCGATCTTCGATCAGACGGATGAGTTCGATAGCCAATCTGGATCAAACTTCGGGTCGGGTGAATCTTTGAACACGTCGCCCTCGATGATTGAGACGACAGAGCAGGTCCCCACTCAAGCTCAGACGCAGGACTATCTGAACAGCTGGGGCGACTTTGGCCCGATTACGTACGGCCCGGAGATGATTCCAGTTTTCATCCCTATGCACGGGGGATTGTTCTGGATCGCAGTTCCGCGCGGCATGTTTAGCGCCGAGTCGATCCGCAGCACGTTTTCTGAGGAAGCGGTGACCAACGCTCCGACGAATGCCAGTGGCTTTGCCGACTGA